ACGATCGTAACGTTTAAGTCCAATTCGAGCTTATAGTCCCATGCGAGTTAAACAACGACAATagtttgaatttctatttgttcgtttgtcGTCTGTTTATACCCGGAGCACCTGCTGTAAaccaatacaaaatttattagatctataaataacacatataaaacttattaatttataattaatataaaataggagAGCACGAAACTTCCTATTTTATGGATATGTTAaatctttgtaaaaaatacCATATCATTAGTATCATTTTAATCGTTCTAAAGGATTTAGCCGCATAAAGCTGTGACCCTTGGAAGAATCGATGTTCACGCGtgacaaattgaaattgtgcGAAGGTTCCGGTACGAACATCACAAGCCGAACATCGATACCAGGGGCACAGGCACATGTTCTGggttcattatatatttataaagggCTGACGATTCAGTGGATGGTCcgggtaaatttaaattgtaaatgaacgCATTGCTGGTTTCAAGTAAAAGCCTGGATAAGAGCGGATATGGTATGAGAGTCTGTCGTGGAAAGGGGAACAGGCcgcttttatttgtaaagtttgaatctcctcgatattgaagatgttgaagctgcaagtatgtatttcattttaatccattcgagaccgagatttaattgtaaaacgatacctaggtgtcggtacgatctgaatgtttagttagaatgattctgtgttttactctctccagggtatccttttcatactttgattttaaatcgatgacaatcttaaatagtatgcctcatatttttaaaatataaaattatatactatgttattctataatgtattatgtacagtcatatatatatatatatataataattctatattgaaaaaaatatgaaattaacatgatatatacattactacataagttatatataaaatatgtatactatacccttgcctactgactgatatgaatttctttcggtctcgaatgcgttaaaagagagcgcaaagaagacgaaattacttattgtaattagtaaaacgacctgagaggcagacaggtacaagaaagaaggaatattatattagcggcattatcatgtttttgctctctttaagtctttcatcgagacagacaatctacaggtattaatcgaccaatttctccaagctgataacttcgaattgatgtttatatataagaagtgttatgtgttaatctgtctaaatgtttaaaaggtgttataaattaaatgttgttaaacgatacgtaattgccttttgatcgtaaattttactatcaaggggtcttttatgtatgcgtaatcattgtgaattataacaatttatgtgatcgatattaaaggtgtttaaaagcatattattattatatattattattctattctcctatattattatcctatattattatagcattcctatattattataatatccaattacatgttgatacacaagatatacagattattatttataacgttttggttttcttaattgagtcattcatttagtacaaatgataagaaattagtaataattcgcaaaaaaaggatattgtagtagaaatattataaaaaaacattttctgttttagtgtagagttactccttcttacagacagtgtcgtacaaatctgtacgtctctgagaaaatgtaggtatctgagcccttacttcctcaacaacttttagatctgttagaaaaaagaaacatacgaagtaataagtaatgcttactaataaattcaacaaatacagaggaagatggctaaatcgataaattagcgagactaaaaattaattacatcatggatctctcgcttttaattttaagctgtaaattaccgatatcggtgactgccatattctcttgagtttccaaatcgtaaagaatctctccccagggattggtcaactgtgtatgcccccatgcgacgtaacttgctgaaggaacacgagccggtgatatgcaagcaacgtataattgattatcattcgctctggaacgctgaagtaatgaccagtgcagtggtccagtggtcatattgaatgccgctggatatatcagcatttggcaacctaacccagagaagcaggaaatatgaagccaccgaataccaattaacttcgtagttgcacggttcacattccatcatttctgaatatgcgaggacagtcctcttattgtgcttttaattcttttatttgtttcattttcagcaaatatactggttttttaaattaagcttctttttatacagatatttaattttttgctagttaagtattgatcgattaagttactgtacctttgttccgataaatgcgtgccatttcctcgaatctaatatcatagcatatgccaatacctattttgcagcccttcacatcgaacgtcgttagggagttaccaggactgagtgaatcactctctcgaaaagtaatcttattaggaatgtcgatgtcgaatagatgtacctaataacataaaaatgtagtcgctaattctattgctgcaacttttgtaatttaatatcaaagttaccaactcctaaactttaattattttttatttaataactgacagcgtttttatcactttcttttattaaaaaatcttatcatttaataatgtttaaaaaggagaaaaaataagtattttcgtatgtgaaaaatttatattacacattacaacaaaaatgggcgttttccgtatcataacgtattttataaaccgtaaattatagaattggttatagtatacgtatgtacatatgtatattcctaaattattcctagatagagtcactttcttcaccccaatattttcaaattcaaagccataaaggaatatattacttacctttcggtgttttgctatcaaagttccatcgggaccccaaatagtacaggtattgtacaatttatcgccctctatttcaggcatcgtaccaccaactacatagatgttgttttctttagctgcattcgataaagcaacgctcgtttcaccatcaggaatactctcggcgtattttcgaaagtactctgcattgcaatatttcaattaatgaaaaataactgtcttttgttccaaccataaattaaattgaaatttttgtcagttttttattttttaaattattaaaataactaagttttatatctcgacttaattaaatatgcaattacttagctaacagtatatataataaattgtttctacaggttcaaaatgaaaaatgaatatttagaaatatttaattacgacaatgctatttgtgttagcatcagtggcttgttactctacgactttgctagtactttttgaaacataaagttagttttcaattaacacttatactagaggcggaattataaatgcaaaataattgataataccaatttataagtacctaattattagtatcttaaaaaatatatttatacaaaaatcacgataatcatgaaaatggggaaatcctatattctcgactCAATTCACAATCTTTATGGAAGTATAAACGGTAAGGTAATTTGtctacttttacttttttctatatagttgttacacacatggtaaattattgaaaaaaaaaaacaaattattacgtattccATATGGTGAATTAAAGCATTCAGGAAGAGCTATAATATCAGCATTGCGCTCTTTTGCGCTAGAAATGTAGGAAACTGCCCGCTCTACATTTTTGCGTTTTACTTCATTTACTTCAAGTTGTACCAACGCCAAGCGAAATGCTAAAATGTTGGAAAAGTTAAATACATTCGGTTATATATTTCCCATActttttatctataaatactttttacataGTGAATACTTACTCGACATCGTTCGCACTACTTGTTTAGCGATGTTTGTAAGTATCATAATGTTGAGGTTATGTATGGTACTACTCAATATCAACATTACGTAAGCAATACGCagggatttttaataattcttggtAAAGTTTAGGACATTAATTTTGATGTAATTGTAAACATTATTtgttcacaatttgtccattTACTTTGCAACAAAAAGAACGCATCTGCAAGCGTGTTAATCGGATAACGACGAACTTCATTTCGCAAACACCGACacgtgaaacattttgaagttaCGTCGACGCGAGAGTAATTGGTTCCCTTAAATTCCtcaatttccatttctttcgcCATGTATATTCGAGTATTGCATTTGAATTGCAGAGCAGTCGAAAGTAGAGGAGCACCTCGCCGATATATCGACAGgaacatgaattttttttcatagggcgaatattttttccattgaattattaaaccgagtcaaattttcaaactcaaccacttaatttaatcgttttacataaaacatttcaatcttttttcttctaaatactTTACCTATATTTCATCTGGCtgaatattccatatttttaaagcttgttgataattacaaatacgtaATTATCATTCTGAAGCTAGAAATTTGAAGTAAAATTGCTCTGCGcgaaaggaaataattcaacgttttatatatagctgttaaaatgatataagtTTCAGTAAAATAGCTTCACTAAAATTTGtggtttttttccttttctattttttttttttttttttttttttttttggttttatGTGTTCAAGGGCGAACGTTCCCTCtcatttcttgtatttttatgaGGAATTTAGCCTTTTTACACCACGAGAGCCTCaacgttttcattttcacgcTTACGCTACGCTCGTTAAACACGTTCTAATGAGACCATGTGCTGACATTgcgagttttattattttcgcacaataatttatcattttagatttcaaatattacattcatacatttttcgttgtaaatttctttctctatttaaacaatttaccattgttgctacaataaatcaattaattaaattaattgatcagtttaaacttaaaatatcatttcataAGTTTTCGTCACTTGAATCTAAAAACAACAGAAAACGGATCATATTCAACGATCACAAAACGATAATAGGATATTGTGTTTCTTCTGAAGGGCATGAAATTGTCAGGAGATTATGCCATAAATGAAATTGGAAGCTGGCTGGTCAAAGGGATTAAACTCGGTTAAACTCAATTGTGCTATATTGCACAAAGACTTGAGAACTGCTACCAAATATCTACTAGCTTAAAGGTGTGCTGATTACACCttacaaattgtaattatatttcaaatacaatctcctaaataataagtaaattaaattaatactttaccTAGAATCTGTGATacattaatataacaaaaatacatttcttaaattattcattaatttgcaatgtaattagaatattatctttattttctggtgtctttattattcttaaaagATACGCTGCTTGTTTGCAAATTTAACACTACGTAtgctattaataaatcattttatatttaattttgcaacCTTCAATCATTGTTAAAATTGATTGATAATACCGTTggttaatagaaatttgaaaatgctcTCGTTTCCACTCGATTAAAAGGTAATTGCACAAACTGTCACAGTGTTGACTACAAATCACGTGTGtcgttctattaaatttatacacaatagtatttattctcgttttaatttaaaatgaaatgtgttattgtatttttttttttttatttatttgttgagattacaatcaattctcgcgttgagaattttcagtaatttttctggcgtggcgcagtgacatggctgtttatttacaataagttaatacttattatagataggtataatttataagtaatataagtaagtgcatatgcttaatttggataattaaatgaatctaacgtttaggtctagcgggtagtgcctcttcagcctgcgaatctggtccgtcgtatcgagtagtccagtgattagggggtttcggtgtttgttgattcttttgctatatctgtcgctatattttgctatttcctctttgacggtgggtatcttgaggtcgcggtgtattgtttcattggttacataccaaggtgcgtcaattagggatcttagcgttttcgattgaaagcgttggagtatttcaatgttggagttacttgctgttccccatagttggattccgtaggtccagacaggttttattacggtcttgtagagggtaattttattctgtatatttagtttggagcgtcggcccgtgagccaatagagtttttttagtttgtcctttagttgcttccttttatctgagatgtgtg
Above is a window of Bombus huntii isolate Logan2020A unplaced genomic scaffold, iyBomHunt1.1 ctg00000282.1, whole genome shotgun sequence DNA encoding:
- the LOC126877913 gene encoding omega-amidase NIT2-like, which codes for MLILSSTIHNLNIMILTNIAKQVVRTMSTFRLALVQLEVNEVKRKNVERAVSYISSAKERNADIIALPECFNSPYGIQYFRKYAESIPDGETSVALSNAAKENNIYVVGGTMPEIEGDKLYNTCTIWGPDGTLIAKHRKVHLFDIDIPNKITFRESDSLSPGNSLTTFDVKGCKIGIGICYDIRFEEMARIYRNKGCQMLIYPAAFNMTTGPLHWSLLQRSRANDNQLYVACISPARVPSASYVAWGHTQLTNPWGEILYDLETQENMAVTDIDLKVVEEVRAQIPTFSQRRTDLYDTVCKKE